A segment of the Aureliella helgolandensis genome:
CCAGACGACACTGCAATATTCCTAGGGCAGACGGGAAGCTCCCGTGCGTATCTGAGAGAGGTCGCCGTTGAACCGAACACAAACCAACGACAAATTGACAATGGCGAGGACAAACTCGACGATAGCAGGCCTCTGAGTGCTTTGGATTTCCCTGTTGTTGACTATGACTTTCCCACCGATATGGGAAATGCATTTGATGATGATTTCAATAGCTACGTGGAGCTCCCGAATCTCGGAGATGAACCCACCTTCTTCTTGGTTCTCAATAAAACGGCACCGAATTTCGAACAGTTAAATCTACACGTAGCATCTGGAATTCCGAGCACTTGGGACAGAACGAGCTCATATCAAGGACTTCTCGGCAGGTTTCGGCTATCCATTGCTCCTTTAAAGCAAGAATTAACTGCCCCCAATCAGGCGTGCGAACAATTATTGACTGCGTTAGTCCAAGATCGACCGGACGATTATCTGGCGCATCTCTACCTCGCCAAGTACTACCTCGATAGCTTCCCGCCGCGAAAAGATGAAGCTCTCCGTCAGGCATCCATAGCAATCTGTCTGAATGAACAGGATGGAATGGCTCAGTTGACATTTCTAAAGGCAGTTGACCCCAAGCGCTTGCTGGAGGAGAAGCTACTGCAAAAGCAAACACAGCAAATTTACGACAATTTTTTGCATGAGCGTGACTGGGCTAGTAGCGGACACCGGGAGTTTAGAGAATTTAAGACGACTGTTCTTAATTATGCGATTAAGTGTCTCGAAGAGGGAGACAGCGGTGTACCGCAAGCACTGTTTCAAGCGATCACACATGACGACCGAGAGTTGAGCCGGTTATATATTGGCATCTTCAACGGATTTTTTCGTGCTTCGCAAATAGATAGATCCCCAAAAAACATCAACTATGCCATTCAATATGGTGAACTTGCTGATCCTTTGGCGTTGCCAACGGCGTCTCTAGCAAACCATTTGGGGCACGTTTATACATGGGCTGGGAGGCTTGAAGATGCACTTGCCATGCATCAGCGCGCATACGAACTTTTGCCTGAGAACGAGAATGCTCGCCAAAGTCTGCTGGTCGCTTATGCGAATCTCGATAAGAAAACCGAGTTCACTCAATTCGTGGATATGACATTGAAAGCGTGGCCTGATTCGGCTCAATTCCGATTGAATGCAGCAATCCAAATGTGCAACAAGCCCTCGGTTAGAGACCTCGAAAGAGCAGAAGAATTAGTCCAAGAAGCACTGCAATTGAACGTCGAGACCAATTCGATTGCTCCTGAAAAGTTGTTCGTGGAGATTTGTTTCCGCTATCTAGATGAGCAACAGTACAAAGAAGGACTAGCACTACTTCACCGAGCTAATGTCTTGATACCAGAAAGCCCAGCTGTCCTACGAATGATCTCAAGGCAATTGGCGGCCTCGCCGGACCAATCCCTTCATGACTATCCGCAAGCTCTTGAATACGCTCAGCAAGCTATCGATTTGGACTCGAGTTCAGCGTTTTCCCGTTTCGCGCGTGGCATGGCATACTATCGATTAGGCAACTGGCAGGCTTCGCTTGATGACTTCAATGTCCTAGTTAACACCGTGGCTAAGGATAATAGCAGTCCCGCGTTGACGTACGCACTGGCATTTCAAGCGCTCGCTTGCGCCCAACTTGGCGAGATTAAAAAATCTAAGACCTTGCTCGATGAGATCAAATCGCTTATCAAGGAACACGGCGACGTTTACTCCCCTCACTTCGCCAACATCACAATGCTTCGCACTCAAGAACTCGAAGAACTACTTGCGTCTGAAATGCCTCAGATTGCGGGAGAACCGCAGGAGTAGCAAAGTAACAACTCCTTTGTCCTTCTGCACATTTGATGTAGCAAACCGAGGTCGTGTGCGCCCGAACTGGTGTTGAGACTCTTAAGATCACGTCGCCGAGCTGTAAGCGGATGTTGATTCAAGTGCGACTTGCATCGGGAAAGATTTCGGTGCGGTAGCATTTGCCAATGATTTCGCTGGGCACGCAGCAAAAGTATCCTCGATACCTGCCTTGGCGGGCAAATAACTGCCACCAATCGTTTTTTTCGGAGGGGCCACTGGAAAAATGCTTGCAAGCCCGACTCCGGTGCCGCCCTCGGTTATCTAGGAATCTGATTAAGGTGGAATGTGTCGATGCCCCGCCAGCAGTTTTAACAACGCAGGGAACACCTTGGGGACAACTTAGCTGCGAATTTTCCGGCTTACGAAAGGTGAGTCCTTCAACAGAAATCGCCATGGGAGCTCCGCTGCCTTGGTGATTCCGATTCGAGTGTCGGTTACTACCTCACAGTCGTCATGTCCGAAAAAGCCTCGCTGGGCAGGTTTGTCCGGCGAGACGATGCTCCCAGTGTGGCATGCAGGCGTAATGCCCATCGCCTGAGTTAGTTTACCGGGGCCGGAACAAAGCTCTCGAAGGCTCTCGCGTCCACGACGGCGTTGCATTGTTTCAATACCAGTTGTCGGCTCAATTGCCCGCAATAGGATAAAGCCGTTCGAGTCGCGATGTTTGGTCAGAACATTGAACAGCCAATGAACGCCATAGTTCAGGTAGACGTAGATGGTGCCAGCAGATTGCTGTTGCACGAAATCGCGTGCTCGGTGACGAACAAATGTATGGCAGGCCTCGTCACCATGTTCGGCATAGGCTTCCGTTTCGACGACGATGCCCCCACATCCATCCCACAGAAAGGTTGCGCCGATCAATCGATGTGCGCACTCTAAAGCGGGCATCGAAAAATCTGCCTTGCGCCAACGTTGTTCGGGTTGTAATTGAGCGATTTGCTCCACTGCCATTTCCGATTTCTAAAGTCTTTTTTCGTTGTTAGATCATTGGCGGTGTTGGAAGGCGGTGTCGGAAAGCGTCGTCAGCCGAGATGGCGACTACTTCGATCCGCTCTCATGCCGCTTCGCTGCCAGTTGACCGATGCCGCTCGCGATCAGGATTGCTGTGGCACTTTTATTCGTTGCGTAGGAATTTTCGTTGTGAAGCCCGACTTGATTGAACAAAGGCACCCG
Coding sequences within it:
- a CDS encoding DNA-3-methyladenine glycosylase, which translates into the protein MAVEQIAQLQPEQRWRKADFSMPALECAHRLIGATFLWDGCGGIVVETEAYAEHGDEACHTFVRHRARDFVQQQSAGTIYVYLNYGVHWLFNVLTKHRDSNGFILLRAIEPTTGIETMQRRRGRESLRELCSGPGKLTQAMGITPACHTGSIVSPDKPAQRGFFGHDDCEVVTDTRIGITKAAELPWRFLLKDSPFVSRKIRS